A window of Vanessa cardui chromosome 16, ilVanCard2.1, whole genome shotgun sequence genomic DNA:
GTACAGCTCCTAACGCATTACATGACGCGTCTACTGACATTACAACGGGCTGACATGGGTCATAAAGCGCCAAAACACCTGCGCTCGTGACTGCCTCTTTTAATCGATCAAATGCTATACGTTCGCTTTCTTCCCAGCGCCActgattatctttttttaaaagatttgtcAGAGGAATAGCTATCTCTGAATGattaggaataaatttagataaataattaactgcACCTAAGAATCTTTCTAAATCTTTTCTATCTTTCGGTGTTTGCATTTCTTTAAttgctttgattttattttatataaatatttaacttcttccacacaaaatttacatttatccttattaaactttaaattaatttctctaGCTCTCTCTAATAGTGCTTTTAAACGCTTATCGTGAATCTCTTTTGTTTCACCCCAAacaattacatcgtcaatataacTTTCTACACCATCTAGATCTTCTAAAAATTGTCTTAACTTACCATGAAAAACTTCTGAGGCACAGTTGATACCAAATGGAAGACGAAGAAATTGGTACCTACCAAAAGGGGTGCTAAATGTGCACAAGTCTGCACTCTCGTCATCCAACGCCACAGTCCAAAAACCAGCGGTAGCATCTAACACAGAATAAAACCGCGCACCGTGCAGCTTGGATGCTAATTCGGATACAGTCGGAAGTTGGAAATGAGAACGTTGTACTGCTTTGTTCAGCTCACGTGGATCTAAGCAAACACGAATGCCATTATTTTTCTTTGCTACAAGTACCAATGGATGAACCCATTGTGTAGGATATGCAACTTTCCTAATAACACCTAACTGTATCATTTTTTCTAACTCCTCTTTTAATCGATTCTGTAAGCCATGAGGAATTTTTCTGGATGCCGATATGACCGGTGAAACGGATTGATCAACGACTATATGATATTTCCCCGGTAAACATCCCAATCCTTCAAAAAcatcattataatttgatatttcaatAGCTCGTATACGTTTAACTAAGCCTAGAACCACACATGATTTTTGACCTAGCACACTATTACATTCCATGTCAGCTATcgcaaactttaatttataagtcaCATTTTTATAAGACCAAGGCAGAAAACAAATTCCTTTTATCGGTATCGTGTTACGTGTATATGACACTaaaggtatttgttttttaattataatattatcattaaaacctAACTCTTTAAATCTACGATAAGACATTACGTTATAATCAGCACCTGTATCCAACTTAAAATTTTCCTTTCCGTTTACAGAGATAAGTTCCTGACTCCAGTCCtctgaagtattttttatattttcaactacagaaattaaaaaattattatcaacagaATTACTATTACTAACATTATTGTCATCTTCAATTTCATATACTTGATTGACCTTATTCTGAGCAGATCTATTTGAAAAACGATACGACTTACACATTCGCGCAACATGTCCTTGATTACCACATGAAAAACACCGAAGATGTAGAGCCGGACAATCGCCGTTTATACCACATTGTGTAAAACCACACCTTGAACAGCGACTTTTACcagcattaatatttttacgtccTTGAATTGAAGTGCCTGTAGCCTTACTAATCCGCGCTTGAGCTCTCCATTCTGGTACTACATCTTGGCCACGACCTCTCACTTTCACGCCATCGACGTATGCAGTACTCCCGACACCATTCTTGCTACTCATTTGAAGTTCACTTTCTTTTGATATTTCTTCTGCCTCACAAATCTTTATTGCTTTATCTAAATTTAACTCTTCGCATCTCAGTAAACGATCTCTGACCGTAATTTGATGAATACCGCATACAATTCGATCTTTAATCAAATCTTCTTCTAATGtcaaaaattcacaatttttacttaaaaggCGCAGCGCTGTGACATAATCATGAATGGATTCACCTATTTCTTGGTTTCTTGAGAAAAATTTGTATCTCATCAATGTGACATTTGATTTAATACCAAAATGGCTATCaaacttttttaacaatacattgACATCATCACGGTCTTGTTCTTGAACAAATGTAAAAGTTTGGTATATATCAAATCCGTCTGAACCTATTAGATTAATCAATAAACTAGCTTGAACAGTCATTGACTCAGCATGTACTCCTGAagctttcaaaaataataaaaattgctgCTTCCATTTTTTCCATACCTCAGCTCGGCCGACAGGTCCGCCGACTCCGACCATATTTAACTCAGATGGCGGTCGCGCGTGTtccatattgtatgtatattgtaaaacaaataattatataataaataaatatttagcgcATTTCTcgcgttttaaatattatttattaatatttttttaaaccgcTGTCACCATGTTGTATATTAAAGACATCACGTCATTGACAACTAACTTTATTCTTTTATGACAAGCCAGATATCAAAACATAACTACAacagatttgaatttacgagacggcaaagttaaaaatgtctgcggaattttattatagaaatggataacttgccccaagaaagatttgactttgcgaagtcgaaaacttggcgttataagcttatccttacttctagtgcatatacaatgattatcactcattttatcaaagtgatcaatgttactgtgaatatacatgatattgttgtaaatatattgcgaagcaacagtgagtattcctactctgttaaaacaTCCCGCTGAGAGTCTTTAgctccaatattataaatataccgaattgctctcttttgtaaaacaaagacagattcaatatctgcagcgttaccccaaagtaatatgtcataagacataatactgtgaaaataaccaaaataaactaaacgagcggtatcaatatcagttagttgtctaacttttctaaccgcgtatgctgcggagctgattcttcctgttagggacgacaaatggggactccactgaagtctggaatccaattctatttcCAAGAataccgtagtatcggctacatcaagcgggccaccgcttaaagatatattataattttgctttcttaCATTGGGTACgttaaaaacaacaaattttgttttttgagtattcaaaaccaaattatttactttaaaccaatattgtatctgtgataaggcgcCGTTCACAttgtcatagtcagtttttatcctgtcaaccttaaaaatcagtgaagtatcgtcagcaaacaatactatatcacaaatacctttaacaaagaaaaaaaggtcatttatatatactagaaatagaaagggacccaaaattgaaccttaacTTATATGAATAACTAGTAAGACGGCAGCGTTGTTCTGTCTGTGTACATACCAATAATGGCGATCGTTTGAACGGTATAGCAGTATTGTAGTACATCAACGTCACCTGGTGGCAattggctttgtgcaagcccgtctgggtagctaccacccacttatcagttattctactgtcaaataacaatactcagtattgttatgttccggtttgaagggtgagccagtgtaactacaggcacaagggacatagcatcttagttcccaaggttggtggcacattgacgatgtaaggaatagaaaaaagaaaaaaaaaattcacatgTATCATCACAACATaagtattattcttattttatttgatatttactgTTCAAATCAATAAGGTAAACTTATAaaagtacatttattattacataaggCATATAACTTGTATGGTATTAGCACAAGAAACTAAATTACATTTAGTCAATACAATTATCAAATTCAAGGACATTGCAAAAAACGAGTTCATAAAAACTACGCGACTgacaattaataattcaatatgatatttaatatctaagcgtgtattcaaaaatacttcaagctattaattatgttttttttttatttcatttaattattattattcttgaaTTTTCGGCTTTCCGAGTATGTATACAACATAGTAGTACCGGAGTAAAGTACAAATACATAGCTTAGTAGTTGTCGTCCGCAGCTTCGCTCAAGTTGTCAGATATAAAAAGTAGTATACATACTGtcttgaagttcaagcttgtttcataccatatttaatcaaattccgttcagtaGTTAGGCCTTGAAAGACAAGACATCCACTGCTTGACGAAGGCCTCCAGGCCTTTCGAGTACAagcttttaattaaagtttattaaaccAGTAATAGTTACATACGTGGCAGAATAACATCCAAGACCTAAGATTCCTAACGATATTTAACGTCAATACCCAGCATGACATAAATATCCAAATTATGCATATGCTAGCCGAGAttgcgcagtggttagaacgcgtgcatcttaatcgatgttcgcgggttcaaaccctggcaagcaacgctgaatattcatgtgcttaatttgtgtttataattcatctcgtgctcggcggtgaggaaaaacatcgtaaggcaacctgcctgtgtctaatttcataaaaattctgcaacatgtatattccaccaacccgcattgaaactgcgtggtggaatatgttcacaTTTTTACTAGGAAGCTGTATTCAGAATGACAATTTCATTTCGTTTtatcaatatcaaataaaaagtaaagctaTCAATTCTTCACTAAAGCTTCatgtataaaagataaaatctcTCCCTTTCTAACAGCTCCCTGTGTCTATCTAtctctcttttttttaaacaggcGATAAAGATgccaaatattaattttttacttgttttattttttcatagataCTCCTGCAATAACCACTTTGCGGTGCTCTGTATAGAAGCAACTTCACACATAAACTTGCGGAGAAGAAGAGATACTTCCAGGTAAGCGATCAATTATATACATCTGTCTTACATTGGGATATAAATAACCTCGTGAGAAACATACGTTAGTATGTATCACACAGtttgaatgtttaatataagaaacgtatttttttacatacatttataattgctaattttatttttgtttagataaaattattatctttaaaaataaaaaactaatactaaaatatatatattatataatttaataacttaagtcGTATAATtgcatatgttattattattatttgatgagGGTATGCAAAAAACATACTTTCaggtttttataaatgttaaaggcggtattatttcttttaacagGTATAACTTGACGTCTCTCTTGGATGATGAAGATTACCTTTATAACGCTGAAGAGTATCAACAACTACTTAATGAGATATTTGCTCAACCTTTTAGAGAAAATTAGTATGATTTATTAAGCTTTATTTAATACGAAGCCAGCCAGTATCGAGAGTGTCGCCCTGACACAAATCAAATACAATattgcataataataattattatttattcatcaatcAGATTCGTCTAGGTTTTGCTTCATCGTATCATAAATACCATCACATTGTTATGTGTCTAATAATACAGTATAAATAGAGCATGTCGTCGgtttattgtcaaataaattaatagaatgaatatttaaaaagtaccgTCTCACTAGCTTATAaacatatgttataatatatacagaaaATGCACAAGATTATAACATTATGTCAGCAAATTATTAGTCTTCAAATATTTGAAGAAAAGTAAGCAATCCAATTGAATTATATACTTGTTTGCAATATGTAGTAACGTAGTAATatatatgacttttttatttgtcagtATTTCTTGCTATTAAAACATCTAAAAgcaattatatatcaaatatattccCAAATGTAAATACCGATCTACCAAAATTAATTATCGAAATATAGCTTAAGtatgtatgaatttaaaaaaaaagaaacaaatgtaAGCTTAGTGTGGGGTTGCCATTAATATTACGGTTCGTAATACTCAATTTTATATgagatttataatatcaaattaagcTTGTGTTCATTAGAGATTCCTATTAAATGTAGCTGCTAAAGTGCTACTTAAAATCGCTTTTTGTCGTATCTATAAAATTAGAGTGAACTTGCAGtgacaaaaaaaaagtgtaaatgTATGCATTGTtgatagaaaaaattaaataacaattcgtataatatttaattattaaagcaaAGAAAACCTGTATATGATGTCAGTTCTGAGCGTGTtaatttatgacaaaaaaatgtttagtatatCTGTGTTTTAATGACAtgacagttttataaataatataaattgaaataaaaacaaaacattttagatttgtaatttttttatggtgatttaataatatacggCTTTAtggttattaattcttatcaatcatccaatatttaaaaaaaaatcatggatggattctttatacatataaatgaatattttaaatcgcgattttattaaaataaatactaaattacttttttcacAGGTCATTCATACAACGCGTgtgaataatattcatttataaatgtaaaattacgaGACcacagacaaaaaaattaaatttaaagacaaaatactgtatgataaatttaataagtatcggataatattattataaacttgataataatataattaattcagaaTTATAGtttgtaatgatttatttatttttcaataattaatacgtTGGCAATAAGTCTTGTATGTATGATCAATGGAAGGATGTGAAGAACAATTTTCTTTGTAAGAATCAATGAATGTATTGaatatttgtgataattttAGCTTGTCCAAGTTTAATTTGAGActgtaaatattacttttaatattacaaaaatattaataatcatagcATATTGTGTGtccattgaataaaattattttatagactgacatcagatatatttaaaattgtcatCATTagcattcgatttttaaaattaaagttacatatttCAAATCATGTGTGTAAGCAAGtatcaaaactatttattaaaatattataaattatataatcatttagaTCGTGTTATACCTGCTTGGTTACAAATTAATGCATTacttattaggtatataaatatttatttattttctgtcaTTGATAAATAGCAGAAAATACATAACATGTTAACCATTAAAGGAATAAGTTAGTGCTAGTCGTTTTAACCGTAGGTAgtactatttttatacaaacgaaaataaaacagatatcATTAGAGATACTTTTTAATCAGCAATTAgcagatataattattaatctgtattgtttaagtaattaaaaaaatataccagcTATTCCTGCATGCTCGATTAGTTactgaaaataaatttcaaagttATGTAAACACGATTTCAATAATGAAAgcgtattaaaaacttttaaaaaataagaataggtATATTTTCGTTTGTATAAGAATACTATAAAGTAGGTTATAGATTATAAACGAATATTTGTTAAGACAATGACATACCAACAAGcatttatatacgtatatagttTTAAGCTTTTTCAACAtcgaataaattgtatattatattacaaccgactgtatttataaaactaagagaaataaatgttttcacgACAAAATATCATACTATCATTTAATTTCctttattacataaatgtttaatacaattaGGAATTTTAGTCAAATGTTatccttaaatttaattaaacatattcagCTAAAATTTGCCACTTTTCATGTAATAACACTTTCCACCAAAAGGAAGTTTGTGTAGTACTTATCAAAACGAATAATTGTTTGAATATAGGAACAGTCatttctgtaattttaaattacaataccaAAGAgttcatatatacaaataattatatcgatTTTAAAAGTATACGATAAATAATCACGATGTTTAGAAGAACgtgataatttatatataaatagcataGTAGCCATATCTACCTTTAAAGGCTTCTAGTTCTTTCAGTTAGTTTCAGCGGCAGTCCGCCAATGAAACTTTCAGATACAATCGCCATAGGTTGAGGTATGGGATGTTGTCTGCTTATAGCACATGGCTCTACGGTGAACTTCTGCAAAATAGCAGCAATGCCAGCCATAGCTAAGACCTTTCCTAATCTTGAAGCTGAAATAAcagataaaacatattataaacgCAATACCTCTTAAAATTCAAAAGAGAAGACAAAATGTGTATCATATAATAGATTGCTTAATGCGGTAGAAACATAAACATCCAGATCAATAAAAACAACTATAGTTAATGCAAATTGTAATGCGAATGGGTCGCGATTGGCAGACTAGACAATTGTGAAGGACGTGTTATATTTCTCAAGTGTAAACTCAAATACAAGTGCCTCTCTGTCACTCTTATACACCGATGGCATGGCACGATCAGAAAGAGCACAGGTTATGGATTAACGACTTTTCACACTTTTCCAATTCACTGTTAATGTCTCAATAACATAAtctaataactatttataaataaatatgaaacaacatcacatacattactctgatcccaatgtaagtaactaaagcacttgtgttatggaaaatcagatgtaacgacggtaccacaaacacccaggcccaagacaacatagaaaactaatggtaatctacatcgaatcggccgggaatcgaagccaGGACCTCCGAGTTGCAtatccatgaaaactggtgtacacaccactggaTCACGGTGGTGGtcaaaattagtatttattatccTTAACCTTGACAAAGGCGATGctaatttgatttataattttgtacctACCTACACATGCTCGTGGACCATCTCCAaatggtaaaaatatattatttttgaactcATTTGCAGTACTGAATCTATCCGGATTGAACTTTTCTGGTTCGTAAAAGTATTTCTCATCATTATGTAAAGCTTGCACAGGTATGATAACTTTGACTCCCTCATGTATAGTTAAATTGATTTCAGGGAATGTGTACGTTGGTGATGTGCACTTTCTTATAAGAAATGCAACTGGAGGAAATAATCTCAATGCTTCATAGAATGCCTTTTCTAAAGTATGCAATTCATTAATAGCATCATAAGTTAacttattgttgtatttcggtaGTATTCTATCAATTTCTGCTTGTACTTTTTTCTGATAGTCTATATTAAATGCTAATTGGTGTAAAGTATAACTCGCGCTAATTGACGATGTTTCGAAACCAGCTCCAAAGAATACAAAACATTGCGCAGTCAGTATAATGTCATCTATTTCCAATTCAACTTGTTTGGGTAATCCATTTTCGTCTCGAAATTGCAACGATTCCGTTACAATATTACCTTTTTTCTTCAATTCCAACATCAAATCTATGAAATCATTTTTCCCTGATGGCTCATAATTTCTACttttaagtattttctttaCTAAAGAAATTATTACCGTTTCTACTTCActtgataaaaaatgtaaacttttaaagaaatttggaaacatatattttaaagctcCAACAACAGCGTCCCTGAATGACCTGTGAAATATTCTGTTTCCCAATTTCCGAAATACTGAGTTTTCATCGTTCAACGAATCTATATTTATTCCAAAACCACATACACCAATAAAGTCAGTTGTGTACCTTGCTATTAGTTCTCGCATATCataatattctaattttgatatttcagCTGCTTGTAGCTGAAGTTTCTCAGCCCTGTCAGTGATTATGGAAAACATTGCTTTAATTTTACCAGTACTGAATGATTGACTGAAGCCTTTTCGAATTAATTTCCATAAGTCACCGTcggcaaaaaataaattcttgaaTAATGGTTCGATCGCTGTTTTATGTGTATTAAATCCTCTGTcgtaaaaatgttgaaaatcaGTAATCAATATCCTTTTAACTAATTCAGGATCCCTTATCACTAATTCTGGTGCAGTACTTCGGAAAAAGCCTACCACTTTTTCGTCTGGATATTTTTTATAGGCTTCCGTAGCCAGCATTGCAATGCTAGATTTTTGAATGAACTGTTTCAAATTGTTTCCAAAATATGGTAGAGGTTCATCGTTTTTAATACCTCTTTTTCTCCAATATCCAAAATTTCGGGTTCCGTACATATACAAAACGATcactaatgttattaatatcatgagtaacattttaataatatcactaAAAACACGTCTGACTCTGACTGACTCCCGCTTATCTTACGtagtgaatattttttaagctaAATTTTGGGTGTTCGAGGCGTGAGTGAATTAAGTCATGTTTGGTTCTGtgtagtttttttatgaatatttttatgaacaaaCCTTGGAAAATTTGATAGAATGtagcataatattattttaaatctgtaacaaACACCACTTGACGGAACTAAGACTTgtctttttattcattatatgtgaaatagcaaaacaaatattgaataaatatatccttAGTATTTTTCCGTATTATGTATCAGAATAATGTAAAGGTAAtattttcatgaaataaaaaagtataccaAGGTATATATTGCTAAAAATagcatcaaataaatattgttagtgTTGGGAACAATGGATCCATTCACAAGCCTAACAATGAAATATGAGTTTTTGtttggtaaaaaaatacttcaataagtccattttatatttgtttgccATGTTTAAGtcctaatttattatattatttctatatttactgATGTTTGTATGATTTTTTCATGAGAAATATATCTCAATGATCTTATAACTTATAAACGATTGCACGTCAAATTGTGATATACTACCCGATGTAGGTGGTCCTACATCGCTACgctaccaaacttgggaacttgAAAGTTACGTCCAGTATGCCGATAATTACAATGTATCACTAACTTAAAACATCGAAACCTAACAGTACCTCGAGTAACCTCGACGATATACCATAAAGCCTAACCAATATTTGAaactcaattttatttaaaaattactaactcaatttaagacaaaggacatgtgtatataaatacacgTAAGGGTTCGCACATTTAGCAACGGACTTCGAAAAACAAGTCCGTATAACGAACTCCTTTTCCGTAACGAAACGCGACGAGttcattgtattatatatatatatatatgtatataaagattataaCACGTGTAATTCACATCAGTTCCGccataaaaatcaaacaaacaaacaaaacggCCGTCAGGGCAACTttcactattataatattagtaagacgTATAatcctataaataatattttgacattacgAATATatatcatctatacatataataaaattgaagtgtctctttgtaatattaaaatagcccttttttgctcaatgcatatgtatttatacacggtacatataccaaaataacattttttttacaatttttgtctgtctgtctgtctgtttgttccggctcatCTCTGGAAAggttggatcgattttgacgggactttcactggcagataactgataaaataagaagtaacttaggctacaattttgttaaatataagcGCGTACAAGGTCGTGCGCACAGCTACTTCTAAATATAGAATCACATATCAAAACACAAGAGCGGATTTTAAAGTATGACAGAAACCTGTTTTGGTATTATCGcatcgaaaaaaatattctaattttggGCGTATAATCATCATCAAGCAAGTATGTAATACTTTTGCTTTTGGTATATAATTTGACgtcataaaaatatcattaatcaagtacaaattattcatatttaaggtgtgtattatgtataaagtaaaatagattatttatgaaaaaataaatacaattaataattaatataaatatatttacaattttaaagtattcaaataatgaaaattcaatatattaaacagaTGTTCTTATAGGTCTCGTAGGTctttacgaaaataaaaatatttggaatattcAGGTAATCGGTCTAACCGGTTGGGCTCCCTTTGATGAAAGGGTGTCTTCCAACCGGTTGGTTCGATTACCTGGATTAGGGATGATCGATATTTATCGATGTTGAAGAAACATCGATGTTTCGCTGGAAAACATCGATGTTATGACTTCAATATCATCGACACATCGATgttttatgaacaaaaatatcGAAGAAAAAAATCAGCTACATCCACAGCTTCAGAAAGGCTTTTTTCTAAAGCTGGCCAACTCCTTTATCAACAGCGGAACCGACTGAAGGGAAAACACCTGTCTATGTTAATTTTCTTACAAAGTGTCGCCAAGAAATATTGGGatcgttaatatttttgtgcaacttttgtataaaataaataattttcataaatataatagttttttttattttataccgaaAACATCGATGTTTAACACATATCGATGTTTTCGAATCGATATTTATCGTACATCGATATTTTTGATTCGATGTTAACATCGATGTCAACATCGATGTTTTCCTAATATCGTACATCCCTAACCTGGATGGTGGTGGACCAGACAGGATACGGAAGGCGAAACTGGGAGAGATCTTGGAAGCGACCTATCCAGAAGTGCATTGTAGATGATGAATGATGACTGATTGACAGATGGTCACCAATTCGTATAATGATCCATATCTACCCAAAAAGTAACAACTGGACTCTATTCTACTACTTTATTTTCCTTTATATTAAGAagagaaagaaaatatttttttaaagattcaactgatatgaatattttttaaccagACACTACACATAAACATTTGaactaatttcaataataactcaattaaaaataatactagagTTTCTCACTGTTCTTCCATtccaattcaataaaatcacaaataatacaataagtatccattttatttaaacaaatcatttaaatgaataaataaatattggacaacatcacataaattgggaatcaaacccgggacgtCGGACATGGTACgccacccatgaaaaccggtgtacacactactcgaccccGGAGGTCGTCATACTTTaacttaatactttatattaagtttaaattcGTTTACAACGGATTTCACACCGACAGTTCGCGTTCATTTGTCATTCGTCAAaactaataaatgtttaaacaagATGGCTGTCATTACACACCTTGCAAGTGCTGCAGTTGATTTCCCAATGGTATCACACTCACACACTCGCTCTGTCTACTCGTGAGGCATAACAAAACGCCCCCTTTAATTAGGCTAATGTTATGCGTTTattattgagccgagatggcccattggttagaacgcgtagatcttaaccgatgattgcaaattcaaatccaggcaagcaccactgaatatttgtgtgcttaatttgggtttatatttcatttcgagTTTGTCGGTgt
This region includes:
- the LOC124536054 gene encoding cytochrome P450 6B7-like — protein: MLLMILITLVIVLYMYGTRNFGYWRKRGIKNDEPLPYFGNNLKQFIQKSSIAMLATEAYKKYPDEKVVGFFRSTAPELVIRDPELVKRILITDFQHFYDRGFNTHKTAIEPLFKNLFFADGDLWKLIRKGFSQSFSTGKIKAMFSIITDRAEKLQLQAAEISKLEYYDMRELIARYTTDFIGVCGFGINIDSLNDENSVFRKLGNRIFHRSFRDAVVGALKYMFPNFFKSLHFLSSEVETVIISLVKKILKSRNYEPSGKNDFIDLMLELKKKGNIVTESLQFRDENGLPKQVELEIDDIILTAQCFVFFGAGFETSSISASYTLHQLAFNIDYQKKVQAEIDRILPKYNNKLTYDAINELHTLEKAFYEALRLFPPVAFLIRKCTSPTYTFPEINLTIHEGVKVIIPVQALHNDEKYFYEPEKFNPDRFSTANEFKNNIFLPFGDGPRACVASRLGKVLAMAGIAAILQKFTVEPCAISRQHPIPQPMAIVSESFIGGLPLKLTERTRSL